A genome region from Streptomyces antimycoticus includes the following:
- a CDS encoding ABC transporter permease: MFAVVVMLLVVTLTTFAIFFVIPKWAGADPALLFVGKQADPAAIEGIRQKLSLGDPVLVQFWHFVQGLFVGRDYASGTDVTHCPAPCFGYSFRTEQAVWPQLTDAMPVTLSLAAGACLLWLVGGITTGVVSALRRGTLWDRSAMTVALAGVSLPIYFTGLLSLAIFSYSLKWVNVDYKGLGDDPAMWFESLILPWITLAFLYAAMYARLTRATMLEIMGEDYIRTARAKGLRERVVIGRHAMRSTWTPVLTLLGLDLGALLGGAVLTETTYNLPGLGRLAVNAITEKDLPVILGVTLIAAVFIVIANLVVDLLYAVIDPRVRLG; the protein is encoded by the coding sequence ATGCTGTTGGTCGTCACCCTCACGACCTTCGCCATCTTCTTCGTGATCCCGAAGTGGGCCGGTGCCGATCCCGCGCTGCTGTTCGTCGGCAAGCAGGCCGACCCCGCGGCCATCGAGGGCATCCGGCAGAAGCTCAGCCTCGGTGATCCGGTCCTCGTGCAGTTCTGGCACTTCGTCCAGGGCCTCTTCGTCGGCCGGGACTACGCCAGCGGTACAGACGTCACCCACTGCCCGGCGCCCTGCTTCGGCTACTCCTTCCGCACCGAGCAGGCGGTGTGGCCGCAGCTCACCGACGCCATGCCGGTGACCCTCTCGCTCGCCGCGGGCGCCTGCCTGCTGTGGCTGGTCGGCGGCATCACCACCGGTGTCGTCTCCGCGCTGCGCCGGGGCACCCTGTGGGACCGCTCGGCGATGACGGTCGCGCTGGCCGGTGTCTCGCTGCCGATCTACTTCACCGGTCTGCTCTCGCTGGCGATCTTCAGCTACTCGCTGAAGTGGGTCAACGTGGACTACAAGGGGCTCGGTGACGATCCGGCGATGTGGTTCGAGAGCCTGATCCTTCCGTGGATCACGCTCGCCTTCCTCTACGCGGCGATGTACGCCCGGCTCACCCGGGCCACCATGCTGGAGATCATGGGAGAGGACTACATCCGCACCGCTCGCGCCAAGGGTCTGCGGGAGCGGGTGGTCATCGGCCGGCACGCGATGCGCTCGACCTGGACCCCGGTCCTCACCCTGCTCGGTCTCGACCTGGGCGCGCTGCTGGGCGGCGCGGTCCTCACCGAGACCACCTACAACCTGCCCGGCCTCGGGCGGCTCGCGGTGAACGCGATCACCGAGAAGGACCTGCCGGTCATCCTCGGCGTCACCTTGATCGCGGCCGTCTTCATCGTGATCGCCAACCTCGTCGTGGACCTCCTGTACGCCGTCATCGACCCGCGAGTGAGGCTCGGATGA
- a CDS encoding ABC transporter ATP-binding protein: protein MTDLTKPSGQPGNGDLPATGTAAVGEVAAAGSPAPTAFLEVRDLHVHFPTDDGLVKSVDGLSFRLEKGKTLGIVGESGSGKSVTSLGIMGLHTTGQYGRRKARISGEIWLNGQELLGADPDEVRKLRGREMSMIFQDPLSALHPYYTIGRQIIEAYRVHNEVTKEVARKRAIELLDRVGIPQPDKRVDSYPHEFSGGMRQRAMIAMALVNNPELLIADEPTTALDVTVQAQILDLIRDLQKEFGSAVIVITHDLGVVAELADDLLVMYGGRCVERGPAEKVFYEPRHPYTWGLLGSMPRIDRDQTERLIPVKGSPPSLINVPSGCAFHPRCPYADVPKDNITRTERPELSAAGSAGHFSACHMSQEERTRIWTEEIAPKL, encoded by the coding sequence ATGACCGACCTGACCAAGCCCTCCGGACAGCCCGGGAACGGCGATCTGCCGGCCACCGGCACCGCCGCCGTGGGCGAGGTGGCCGCGGCGGGCTCGCCCGCCCCCACCGCCTTCCTCGAGGTGCGCGATCTGCACGTCCACTTCCCGACCGACGACGGTCTGGTGAAGTCCGTGGACGGGCTCAGCTTCCGGCTGGAGAAGGGCAAGACCCTCGGCATCGTCGGCGAGTCCGGCTCCGGCAAGTCCGTCACCTCGCTCGGCATCATGGGGCTGCACACCACCGGGCAGTACGGCCGCCGCAAGGCGCGGATCTCCGGTGAGATCTGGCTCAACGGCCAGGAGCTGCTGGGCGCCGACCCCGACGAGGTGCGCAAGCTGCGCGGCCGCGAGATGTCGATGATCTTCCAGGATCCGCTGTCCGCGCTGCACCCGTACTACACCATCGGCCGCCAGATCATCGAGGCGTACCGGGTGCACAACGAGGTCACCAAGGAGGTGGCCCGCAAGCGCGCGATCGAGCTTCTGGACCGCGTCGGCATCCCGCAGCCCGACAAGCGCGTGGATAGCTATCCGCACGAGTTCTCCGGCGGTATGCGCCAGCGCGCCATGATCGCGATGGCGCTGGTCAACAACCCCGAGCTCTTGATCGCGGATGAGCCGACCACCGCCCTGGACGTCACCGTCCAGGCGCAGATCCTCGACCTCATCCGGGATCTGCAGAAGGAGTTCGGCTCCGCGGTCATCGTCATCACCCATGACCTGGGCGTGGTCGCCGAGCTCGCCGACGATCTGCTGGTGATGTACGGCGGCCGCTGTGTCGAGCGCGGCCCGGCCGAGAAGGTCTTCTACGAGCCCCGGCACCCGTACACCTGGGGGCTGCTGGGCTCGATGCCCCGTATCGACCGCGACCAGACCGAGCGGCTGATCCCGGTCAAGGGCTCCCCGCCCAGCCTCATCAACGTGCCGTCCGGCTGCGCCTTCCACCCGCGCTGCCCGTACGCCGATGTGCCGAAGGACAACATCACGCGCACCGAGCGGCCGGAGCTCAGCGCAGCCGGGAGCGCCGGGCACTTCTCCGCGTGCCATATGTCGCAGGAGGAGCGCACCCGGATCTGGACCGAAGAGATTGCGCCGAAGCTGTGA
- a CDS encoding ABC transporter ATP-binding protein, whose protein sequence is MTVPEKATTSPEPLLKVSGLVKHFPIKKGLLQRQAGAVQAVDGLDFDVRPGETLGVVGESGCGKSTMGRLVTRLLEPTSGKIEFEGKDITHLNTAQMRPMRRDVQMIFQDPYSSLNPRHTVGAIVSAPFRLQGVTPEGGVKAEVQRLLALVGLNPEHYNRYPHEFSGGQRQRIGIARALALKPKLVVADEPVSALDVSIQAQVVNLLDDLQDELGLTYVIIAHDLSVIRHVSDRIAVMYLGKIVELADRKDLYERPMHPYTKALLSAVPVPDPKRRAKRERILLKGDVPSPISPPSGCRFHTRCWKATEVCKSQEPPLVTLATGHQVACHHPENAADQAPQEMPGAEAGQRVTKKTEG, encoded by the coding sequence ATGACGGTCCCGGAGAAGGCGACGACGTCGCCCGAGCCCCTGCTCAAGGTGTCGGGTCTGGTCAAGCACTTCCCCATCAAGAAGGGGCTGCTGCAGCGGCAGGCCGGTGCGGTGCAGGCGGTCGACGGGCTCGACTTCGACGTCCGGCCGGGGGAGACCCTGGGCGTGGTGGGCGAGTCGGGCTGCGGCAAGTCCACCATGGGGCGGCTGGTCACCCGGCTGCTGGAACCCACCTCGGGCAAGATCGAGTTCGAGGGCAAGGACATCACGCATCTGAACACCGCTCAGATGCGGCCGATGCGCCGTGACGTCCAGATGATCTTCCAGGACCCGTACTCCTCGCTGAACCCCCGGCACACCGTCGGTGCGATCGTCAGCGCGCCCTTCCGGCTGCAGGGCGTCACCCCGGAGGGCGGCGTCAAGGCGGAGGTCCAGCGGCTGCTGGCGCTGGTCGGGCTCAACCCCGAGCACTACAACCGCTATCCGCACGAGTTCTCCGGCGGTCAGCGGCAGCGCATCGGCATCGCCCGGGCGCTGGCCCTCAAGCCCAAGCTGGTCGTCGCCGACGAACCGGTCTCGGCGCTGGACGTGTCCATCCAGGCGCAGGTGGTCAACCTGCTGGACGACCTCCAGGACGAGCTGGGCCTGACGTATGTGATCATCGCGCACGATCTGTCGGTCATCCGCCATGTGTCGGACCGGATCGCGGTGATGTACCTCGGGAAGATCGTCGAGCTGGCGGACCGCAAGGACCTCTATGAGCGTCCCATGCACCCGTACACCAAGGCGCTGCTGTCCGCGGTGCCGGTGCCGGACCCCAAGCGGCGCGCCAAGCGGGAGCGGATCCTGCTCAAGGGCGATGTGCCCTCGCCGATCTCGCCGCCGTCCGGCTGCCGCTTCCACACCCGGTGCTGGAAGGCGACCGAGGTGTGCAAGAGCCAGGAGCCGCCGCTGGTGACGCTGGCCACCGGCCACCAGGTGGCCTGCCATCACCCGGAGAACGCCGCGGACCAGGCGCCGCAGGAGATGCCCGGTGCCGAGGCGGGACAGAGGGTGACGAAGAAGACCGAAGGCTGA
- a CDS encoding trimeric intracellular cation channel family protein: protein MLIELFTPSVQHALEVAGIFVFAMSGALLAVRKNFDVFGMAVLAEATALGGGIFRDLVIGAVPPIAFTDLGYFVTPLVATGIVFFLHPEVERITAAVGVFDAAGLGLFCVEGTMKAHDFGLGVTASVTLGMATAVGGGVIRDLLAHEVPSLLRWDRDLYAVPAILGSSIAALLLHFDALTAATSALAAAVTFVVRLLAMRFGWRAPRAWNRRSTATEES from the coding sequence GTGCTCATCGAACTGTTCACCCCGTCCGTCCAGCACGCGCTCGAAGTCGCCGGGATCTTCGTCTTCGCGATGTCCGGCGCGCTGCTCGCCGTGCGGAAGAACTTCGATGTCTTCGGCATGGCGGTGCTCGCCGAGGCCACCGCGCTGGGCGGCGGGATCTTCCGCGACCTGGTGATCGGCGCGGTGCCGCCCATCGCCTTCACCGATCTCGGCTATTTCGTCACCCCGCTCGTGGCCACCGGCATCGTCTTCTTCCTCCACCCCGAGGTCGAGCGGATCACGGCGGCGGTGGGGGTCTTCGACGCGGCGGGCCTCGGGCTGTTCTGCGTCGAGGGCACGATGAAGGCGCACGACTTCGGGCTCGGCGTCACCGCGTCGGTCACCCTCGGCATGGCCACGGCGGTCGGTGGCGGCGTGATCCGCGACCTGCTCGCCCATGAGGTGCCCTCACTGCTGCGCTGGGACCGGGACCTGTACGCCGTCCCGGCCATCCTCGGCTCCTCCATAGCGGCGCTGCTGCTCCACTTCGACGCCCTCACGGCGGCCACGAGTGCGCTCGCGGCCGCCGTGACGTTTGTGGTGCGGCTGCTGGCGATGCGGTTCGGCTGGCGGGCGCCGCGGGCGTGGAACCGGCGCAGTACGGCGACGGAGGAGAGCTGA